The genomic DNA GCCTTGCTGCACATGGCCCATGACCGACGGCGGCGTGGTGATGAAGAGCTGCACGCGGCCGGACAGCACATCCTGGATGGCCGGCCCCGAGCCCTTGTAGGGCACGTGGGTCATCTCGGTCTTGGTGAGCTGCTTGAAGAGTTCGGTGCCCACGTGCGGCACCGAACCACTGCCCTGCGAGGCATAGTTCAATTCGCCTGGATTGGCCCGCGCGTACTCGGCCAGCTCCTTCAGGTTGTGCACCGGCAGCGACGGGTGCACGACGACGACGTGCGGCGCCACCGCCACCATGCCGACCGGCGTGAAGGATTCCTTCTTCCAGCGCAGCGCCGAGAACATGGACGGATTGCCCACGTGATACATCGAATACGAAGCCAGCAGCGTATAGCCATCGGGCTGTGCATGGGCCACCATGCCGTAGGCGATGTTGCCGCTGGCGCCCGTGCGATTGTCGATGACCACCGGCTGCCCCAGCGCCGTGGTCAGCGGCTCGCTGGCCAGCCGCGCGGCCATGTCGACGATGCCGCCCGGCGGCACCGGCACGACGATGGTGATCGGATGCGTGGGATAGCTGTCCTGGGCCGGCGCGGCCACGGAGAAAGCCAAGCCGGCCAGGGCGCCGGCTGCAAGCGTTGCGAAGCTGCGCATCATTGTCTCCTCGGTCTCCTCAGGCCTGCGCGCCAAGCTCGGCGCGCACCAGCCTCGCCCCGTCGACCATCGCCTTCATCTTGCCGAAGGCCACCTCGCGCGGCAGGTACTTGAAGCCGCAGTCGGGCGCGATGATGAGATTCTCGGCCGGCACGTGCGGCAGCGCGCGGCGGATGCGCGCGGCCACCTCGTCGGGCGTCTCGATCTCGTTGGTCGAGAGGTCCAGCACACCCAGCATGATCTGCTTGTTGGGCAGTTTTTCCAAGACCGAGCAATCCAGCCTGGACTGCGCGGTTTCGAGGGAAATCTGGCAGGCCTTGCACTCGCACAGCTCAGGCAGGAAGGAATAGCCCGAGGGACGTGCGTGGATGACCGCCGCATAGCCGAAGCAGATATGCACGGCGGTGGTGCCGGTGACACCCTCCAGCGCGCGATTGAGCACGCGGATGCCGTACTCGCGGGCGGCGTCGGGGCGCGCCTGCATATAGGGCTCGTCGATCTGCACGACATCCGCGCCCGCGGCGAACATGTCCTGGATCTCGGCATTGACGGCCACCGCATAGTCCATCGCCATCTCTTCCAGCGAGCCGTAGAAGTCGTTCTGCGCCTGCTGCGCCATGGTGAACGGACCCGGCACGGTGATCTTGATCTGGCGGTCGGTGTGGGCGCGCAGGAACTGCACGTCGCGCACCTGCACCGCATGCTTGCGGCGGATCTTGCCCACCACGCGCGGCACCGGGTTGGGATGGCCGCTGCGGTCCAGGGCCGTGCCGGGGTTGTCCAGGTCCACGCCTTCCAGCGCGGTGGCGAAACGATTGGAGTAGCTCTCGCGGCGCACCTCGCCGTCGGTCACGATGTCCAGGCCGGCCGCCTCCTGGTCGCGGATGGCCAGCAGCGTGGCGTCATCCTGGGCCTGCTCCAGCCACTCCGGCGCCACGCGCCACAATTCCTGCGCCCGCACGCGCGGCGGGAAGCGCTCGCCGAGGCGCTTGCGGTCGATCAGCCAATCGGGCTGGGCATAGGAACCGACGATGGTGGTGGGAAGCAGCAGGGACATCGGGGACTCCACGAGGGAAAGATGAGAACCCGTCTTTATAGGAAAAATAGCCGGAAAATAATTTGAAGTTTCATTGAATTTTTTTTGTATTGGCCGCGGAGGCGCGCCGCACAATGCCGTGCCTCACAAGCTTATCGCGGAAAAATCGTTTGCCCTGCAGGCCCCAGGGCATAGCGTAGGGGTTCATTCCTTGCATTGGATTTTCGCATGTCCGCAGCCATTTCCGTCGTGCCCGCCGTGGGCCTCCTCGACACCCCCCGCCACATCGTCCTGTCCGGCTTCGCGCCGGGCGAACACGTCAGCCTGACCGCGCGCTCGCGCCAGGCCGACGGCAGCGCATGGCGCAGCGTCAACACCTATGTGGCCGACGCGCGCGGCGCGATCGACCTGGATCGGCAGGCGCCCGTGTCGGGCAGCTATGCAGGCGTGGACGGCCAGGGCCCGATATGGTCGCAGGCCTGGCTGCCCCAGCCGGGCGAGGACTCGCTGGCCGTGCCCGCGCCCGAGGGCCTGGCCGGCGCCATCACCGTCGTGTTGCAGGCGCAGGGCGAACACGGCGCGCGCGCCACCGCGAACCTGGTGCAGCGCCACGCCGCGGAAGGCGTCGTGCGCACGCCGCTGTCGCAGGACGGCCTGGTGGGCGCGCTGTTCACGCCAGCCACGCCCGGCCCGCATCCGGCCATCGTCTTCCTGAACGGCTCGGGCGGCGGCGTGAACGAGGCGCGCGCGGCGCTGTTCGCCTCGCACGGCTATGCCGCGCTGGCGCTGGGCTACTTCGGCGCGCCGGGCCTGCCGGACCACCTGTCGGGCATCCCGCTGGAATATTTCGAACGCGCGCTGGCCTGGCTGCGCGCCACCGTGCGCCCCGCCTGGGATTTCGTCGCGGTCAGCGGCATCTCGCGCGGCGGCGAACTGTCGCTGCTGCTGGGCAGCGAATATCCGCAAGCCGTGTCGGCCGTGGTGGCCTATGTGCCCAGCTCCGTGGTGCATGGCGTGCTGAACGCCGGCAAACCCGAGGAAGGACGTTTCGCCACCGCCTGGACACGTGGCGGCGATGCCGTGGCGCATGTGTGGGAAGGGAACGCCGCACAGGATTGGTCGGCCATCGACAGCCTGCCCGAGCCGCGCCGCCAGGCCCAGGCCTTCGTCGATGCGCAACGCGATGTCGCGGCGGTCGCACGCGCGCGCATCCCGGTCGAGCGTATCGCCGGACCGGTGCTGCTGCTGTCGGCGGGCGACGATGGCTATTGGCCGTCCTCCCGCTACGCGGAAGACGTCGCGCGCACGCTGACCCGCGCCCAGCATCCGCATGCCGTCACGCACCTGGACTACCCCGAGGCCGGCCACGCGCTGCAGGCGCCGGGCGTGCCCACCACGCGCATCGCCAAGCCGCACCCGGTGTCGGGCATCGTGCTGACCGGCGGCGGCACGCCGCTGGCCAACCATCGCGCGAATCAGGCGTCGTGGGCGGGCGTGCTGGACTTCCTGAAGGACGCCGTGGCGGCGCGGGCGCGCCAGGCGGCCTGACTTACGACAAAGCTTCGCGCTGCGGTTCTCCCACCTGGCGCGTGAAGGCCGATCGGCATGTCGATCGGCCTTTTTTTTCTCTGCACAAGGACAAAAGAATCTCGAATCATCCTGCAATGACAAGGCGCCCGCGCTATGTTGCCTCATCGTTTCACGGCAAGGCCGAGACATGGCAAAGCAGAAATCTCCTGCCCAGCGATCCATCGCGAACGTTGGACTGCTGGTGGACATCCGAGCGTTGATCGATGCGGCGCAGCACCGTGCCGCTTCCGCTGTCAACGCGGAGCTGACACTTTTATTCTGGCGGATTGGTCATCGGATCCACACGGATGTTCTGGAGGGCAAGCGGGCGGGATATGGCGCGGAGACACTATCGATGCTGTCCGGGCAACTCACGCGAGACTATGGCCGAAGCTTCGGGGAAAAGAACCTGCGACGAATGGTCAAATTCGCCGTCACGTTCCCGGACGAATCAATTGTCGCGACACTGTCGCGACAATTGAGCTGGTCACACTTCGTGCTGCTTCTGCCAATCCAGGATCCGATGCAGCGGAATTACTACACGCAAATCGCAGGGGACGAACGCTGGAGTGTCCGCACATTGCGCGACCGTGTCGACTCAATGATGTATGAACGCACCGCTCTCTCCGGCAAACCGGAAGAGGCGATTGCAGAAGAGCTGCAATCCTTGCGCCATACTCAGCCAATGTCGCCTTCGTTGATCATGCGCGACCCCTACATACTCGACTTCCTGGGCTTGCAGGACAGCTGGCGGGAAAGCGACCTGGAAGCCGCGATCATTCGGGAAATGGAATCCTTCCTGCTGGAGCTGGGTGCGGGATTCTCCTTCCTGGCCAGGCAGAAGCGCATCCAGGTCGATGATGAGGATTTCCACCTTGACCTATTGTTCTACAACCGCAAGCTTCGTCGGCTGGTTGCCGTTGAGCTCAAGGTTGGTCCATTCAAGCCCGCATACAAAGGCCAGATGGAACTCTATCTACGGTGGCTCGACAAGCACGAACGTGAACCAGGCGAGGCTGCGCCGCTCGGCATCATCCTCTGTACCGGGAAAAAGCGCGAACAAATCGAATTGTTGGAGTTGGATAGATCAGGCATCCACGTCGCCGAATACCTGACGACACTGCCACCACGCGCGTTGCTGGGCGAACGGCTGCAACAGGCTGCTGAACGGGCGCGATTGCAAATCAAACGACGACCTTGTGCCTAGAGGCGAAAGGAGGCGCGCAGCGCCTCTTCCTAAGGGGGGCGGGCCGACTCCGGGTTTACTTCACCTGAAGCGCCTTCTCATACGGCACCGGATCCAGCGCCCCGGCCGGCAGGTCACCCTTCAGCGTGCCATTGGCCTTGAAGATCTCGAACTCGCGCAGCAGCGTCTTCTGGTCGGGCTCGGCCAGCGACACGCGGTAGTTCTCGTCCCACAGGTCGGCAAAGACCTTGGCATCGGCTTGCGGCAGGTTGGCGGCCTTCTGCACGGTCTTCACGACCTCTGCCGGATTGGCACGGCCATACTCCAGGCCCTTGCGCAACGCGACGATGGCGCGCACGACGGCGTCCGGGTTCTTCTGCAGGTATTCGCTGCGCACCACGCCCACGGCGTTGTATGGCGCGGCGTCGCTCTTGGTCAACGTGCGCCACTCATCGGCGAAGGTCGACAGCGTGCGCACCTTCAGGTCCTTGATCTGCGCCACGGTCACGTTGCGCAGCGCGGCTGCGTCCACTTCCTTCTGGGCCAGGAACTGCACCAGGCGCGCCTCGTTGCCGGGCACCAGCGAGAAATCCTTTTCCTGGATGCCGTGATTGCCCGCCAGCACGGCGCTGGCGATGGTGGCGGTGGAGCTGCCTGCCGGCGACATGCCGACCTTCTTGCCCTTCAGGTCGGCCAGCGACTTGATGGGCGAATCTTCCGGCACCACGAAGGCGACGTTGGCCGGCTGCGTGGCCAGGATGATCTTCACCGGCACGCCATCGGTTGCCAGGGCGAAGGCGCCCGCGGCGGGCGAACCGAAAGCCAGGTCGATGGCATTGGCGGCGATGGCACGGGTGGGGCCGTTCACGTCCGAGAAATGCACATACTCGACATCCAGGCCCTGGTCCTTGAAGAAGCTGCCGGCTTCCAGCACCGAACCGTAGCCGAGCGTGAGGCCGCTGGGCCAATAGCCGACACGGATCTTCTGGGCGTGCGCGGGCACGGCGGCAGCCGCCAGGCCCAGCACCAGCGCGGCGGCAGCCGCGCGCTTGAGAGAGGAAAGGAAACTCATGATGACTCCACGGGGGAAAGGGAAGGAATGGGCTTGGCGGACCGGTTGAAGGAAGAGGCCGCCGCGGCGCGGCCCCGATAGGAAGGATCGTGACGGTCCAGGTCGCGCAGCAGCGCGGCCCAGGCGAGCTTGCCGGCGCGGCCGTCCGGACGCTCGAACACCGCCGCGGCGCGCTCCAGCGCATCGGGGTCGGGTGCCGCGACAGGTTGCCCGGTGGCCTGGATGCGCAACTGCGCCTGGCAGGCGAATTCCAGGAAGTACATGCGCTCGAACGCCTGTCCCACCGACTGCCCGCAAGTCAGCAAGCCGTGGTTGCGCAGCACCAGCGCGTGATGCGGTCCCAGGTCGCGCACCAGCCGCGCACGCTCGTCCAGGTCGACGGCCACGCCTTCATAGTCGTGATAGCCCAGGCGGCGGTGAAAGCGCGCGGCATGCTGCGTGTAGGGCTGCAAGCCGTCGCGCAGCGACGACACCGCCACGCCGGCCAGCGTATGCGTATGCATGACGCAGGCGATGTCCTCACGCGCCTGGTGCAGGGCCGAATGGATGACGAAACCGGCACGGTTGATGCCCAGGCCGGTGGGATCGTCCAGCACGGTGCCGTCCGGCGCCACGGTGACCAGGGTGTCCGCATCGACCTCCTCGAACAGCAGGCCGAAGGGATTGATGTAGAACTGCTCCGGCTCGCCCGGCACGCGCACCGAGATGTGCGTGTAGATGAGATCGGTCATGCCATGCCGCGCGGCCAGGCGATGGCAGGCGGCCAGGTCGCGGCGCGCCTGGGCGCGGGCATCGGCCAAGGACGGCTCAGGTGTCAGCGCGAGTGTCGGCGGCACGGCCTGCCTCCCAGAAGACGACGCGCCGGTGCAGCCAGCGCACCAGTTGCGAGCCGGTGATGCCGAAGGCCGCCAGCAGGATGACGCCGGCGAACATGGTGCTCACGTTGAGATTCACCGCGGCCGAGCCGATGAGATAGCCCAGGCCCGCCTCGGAGGACACCAGTTCGCCCACCACGGTGCCGATGAGCGACAGCGCCACGCCGATCTGCAGGCCGGCGAAGATGTCGCTGGCCGCGCCCGGCAGCTTCACGTGGCGGAACACATACCAGCGCGAGGCCTTGAAGGCGCGGCAGGCATCGATGAGATCGGGGTCCACGCGGCGGATGCCGACGATGGTGTTGATGAAGAGCGGGAAGAAGCAGATCAGCACCACCAGCACCACCTTGGAGGCGATGCCGAAGCCGAACCAGACCAGGATGAGCGGCGCGAGCGCGACCTTGGGCGTGGCCTGGATGGCGATCAGCAGCGGATAGACGAATTTCTCGAAGGTGCGGGACTCGGCCAGCAGCGCGCCCAGCACCAGCGCCAGCGTGCTGCCGATGACATAGCCGATCAGCGTGGCGCTGACGGTATAGCCGATGTGGCGCCAGATGCTGCCGTCCACGAAATAGGACCACAGCGTGCGCAGCACCGCGCCCGGCGTGGTCAGGATGTAGTCGGGCACCTGCAGCAGCACGACGCTGAAGTGCCAGACGAGCAGCACGACGGCCAGGGTGATGAGCGGATAAAGAATGGAGGTCAGGCGTTGCATGGCGGTCTCACAGCGTGGCGCGTGCCGGTTCATCGGACGGCACCTGCGCGGCGGGCGCGGAGAAATGCCGGCGCAGGTGCTGCGTGGCAGCGACGAAAGCCGGGTCCGAGAGCGTGTCCAGCGTGCGCGGGCGCGGCAGGTCGACGCGATAGTCCTCCACCACGCTGCCCGGCCGCGTGGACATGACCAGCACGCGGTCCGACAGCAGCACGGCTTCGGGAATGCTGTGCGTGATGAAGAGCACCGACTTGCGGTCGCGCATCCAGATGCGCTGCAGCTCCAGCGTCAGCGTCTCGCGCGTCATGGCGTCCAGGGCGGCGAAGGGCTCGTCCATCAGCAGCAGGCGCGGGTCGCGCTGCAGCATGCGGGCCAGGCCCACGCGCTGCTGCATGCCGCCCGACAATTCGTTGGGATAGTTGTCGGTGAAATCGCGCAGCCCCACCAGCGCCAGCAGGTCCAGCGCGCGTGCCCGGCTGGCGGGGGTCTTGTCGCCCACCGTGTGCGTGGGCAGCAGCACGTTGTCCAGCACCGTGCGCCAGGGCAGCAGCGTGGGCTTCTGGAAGGCCACGCCGATGTCGGCGCCCGGTCCGCGCACCGGCGCGCCGGCCACCTCGATGCTGCCCGAGGTGGGCGCAATGAGGCCCGCCGCCAGCTTCAGCAGCGTGGACTTGCCGCAACCGGACGGCCCCAGGATGGTGACGAACTCGCCGTCCGCCACCGCCAGGTTCACGTCGCGCAAGGCCTCGATGGCACCGCGGCGCGTGCGGTAGCTGAGCGACAGCGACCGGGTGCGCAGCATCGGCGCGCCTGTCGCGGGAACGGACGCACTCATTGCACCGCCTGGGCCTGGGCCTGCTTGCGCACGGCCTGGGCATCGAAGCGCGAGTACTGCTGCACCAGCGAATTGTCGAAGATGCGCTCGACCGGGATGTCCGCGGTGTTGAACTCGCCGGCGGCATGCATGGCCTTCACGAACTCGCGGATCACCGGCAGGTCGAACTCGCCCGCCACGCGGTCGCGGCCGTCAGGCGTGCGCAGCGTGCTGTTCATGCGCTTCTTGACCAGCACCACGGCCTCTTCCAGCGCCTTCTTCGGGTCGGTGTCCTTGGGGCGTGCCTCGGGCTGGTATTTCCAGAAGGTCTCGGCGCACAGGGCCGGGTTGGCGTCGCAGGCGATCACGGCCTTGGTATAGGCGCGGCCGAAACGGGCCAACAGCTCGGGGTTGTCGCGCAGCGTGTCTTCGTGCGTGA from Orrella dioscoreae includes the following:
- a CDS encoding Bug family tripartite tricarboxylate transporter substrate binding protein — protein: MMRSFATLAAGALAGLAFSVAAPAQDSYPTHPITIVVPVPPGGIVDMAARLASEPLTTALGQPVVIDNRTGASGNIAYGMVAHAQPDGYTLLASYSMYHVGNPSMFSALRWKKESFTPVGMVAVAPHVVVVHPSLPVHNLKELAEYARANPGELNYASQGSGSVPHVGTELFKQLTKTEMTHVPYKGSGPAIQDVLSGRVQLFITTPPSVMGHVQQGKLRAIAVAGRERHPMIPDVPTSAEQGFEGFELDAWVSLFAPAGTPDAAIRKLSAALKAGLDKPATVQKAAGAGVQVRYQSPEELGRTVETDTAYWSKVITSAGIVAN
- a CDS encoding 5-methyltetrahydropteroyltriglutamate--homocysteine methyltransferase, whose translation is MSLLLPTTIVGSYAQPDWLIDRKRLGERFPPRVRAQELWRVAPEWLEQAQDDATLLAIRDQEAAGLDIVTDGEVRRESYSNRFATALEGVDLDNPGTALDRSGHPNPVPRVVGKIRRKHAVQVRDVQFLRAHTDRQIKITVPGPFTMAQQAQNDFYGSLEEMAMDYAVAVNAEIQDMFAAGADVVQIDEPYMQARPDAAREYGIRVLNRALEGVTGTTAVHICFGYAAVIHARPSGYSFLPELCECKACQISLETAQSRLDCSVLEKLPNKQIMLGVLDLSTNEIETPDEVAARIRRALPHVPAENLIIAPDCGFKYLPREVAFGKMKAMVDGARLVRAELGAQA
- a CDS encoding acyl-CoA thioesterase/bile acid-CoA:amino acid N-acyltransferase family protein; this encodes MSAAISVVPAVGLLDTPRHIVLSGFAPGEHVSLTARSRQADGSAWRSVNTYVADARGAIDLDRQAPVSGSYAGVDGQGPIWSQAWLPQPGEDSLAVPAPEGLAGAITVVLQAQGEHGARATANLVQRHAAEGVVRTPLSQDGLVGALFTPATPGPHPAIVFLNGSGGGVNEARAALFASHGYAALALGYFGAPGLPDHLSGIPLEYFERALAWLRATVRPAWDFVAVSGISRGGELSLLLGSEYPQAVSAVVAYVPSSVVHGVLNAGKPEEGRFATAWTRGGDAVAHVWEGNAAQDWSAIDSLPEPRRQAQAFVDAQRDVAAVARARIPVERIAGPVLLLSAGDDGYWPSSRYAEDVARTLTRAQHPHAVTHLDYPEAGHALQAPGVPTTRIAKPHPVSGIVLTGGGTPLANHRANQASWAGVLDFLKDAVAARARQAA
- a CDS encoding PDDEXK nuclease domain-containing protein, which codes for MAKQKSPAQRSIANVGLLVDIRALIDAAQHRAASAVNAELTLLFWRIGHRIHTDVLEGKRAGYGAETLSMLSGQLTRDYGRSFGEKNLRRMVKFAVTFPDESIVATLSRQLSWSHFVLLLPIQDPMQRNYYTQIAGDERWSVRTLRDRVDSMMYERTALSGKPEEAIAEELQSLRHTQPMSPSLIMRDPYILDFLGLQDSWRESDLEAAIIREMESFLLELGAGFSFLARQKRIQVDDEDFHLDLLFYNRKLRRLVAVELKVGPFKPAYKGQMELYLRWLDKHEREPGEAAPLGIILCTGKKREQIELLELDRSGIHVAEYLTTLPPRALLGERLQQAAERARLQIKRRPCA
- a CDS encoding ABC transporter substrate-binding protein produces the protein MSFLSSLKRAAAAALVLGLAAAAVPAHAQKIRVGYWPSGLTLGYGSVLEAGSFFKDQGLDVEYVHFSDVNGPTRAIAANAIDLAFGSPAAGAFALATDGVPVKIILATQPANVAFVVPEDSPIKSLADLKGKKVGMSPAGSSTATIASAVLAGNHGIQEKDFSLVPGNEARLVQFLAQKEVDAAALRNVTVAQIKDLKVRTLSTFADEWRTLTKSDAAPYNAVGVVRSEYLQKNPDAVVRAIVALRKGLEYGRANPAEVVKTVQKAANLPQADAKVFADLWDENYRVSLAEPDQKTLLREFEIFKANGTLKGDLPAGALDPVPYEKALQVK
- a CDS encoding class II aldolase/adducin family protein — translated: MPPTLALTPEPSLADARAQARRDLAACHRLAARHGMTDLIYTHISVRVPGEPEQFYINPFGLLFEEVDADTLVTVAPDGTVLDDPTGLGINRAGFVIHSALHQAREDIACVMHTHTLAGVAVSSLRDGLQPYTQHAARFHRRLGYHDYEGVAVDLDERARLVRDLGPHHALVLRNHGLLTCGQSVGQAFERMYFLEFACQAQLRIQATGQPVAAPDPDALERAAAVFERPDGRAGKLAWAALLRDLDRHDPSYRGRAAAASSFNRSAKPIPSLSPVESS
- a CDS encoding ABC transporter permease; its protein translation is MQRLTSILYPLITLAVVLLVWHFSVVLLQVPDYILTTPGAVLRTLWSYFVDGSIWRHIGYTVSATLIGYVIGSTLALVLGALLAESRTFEKFVYPLLIAIQATPKVALAPLILVWFGFGIASKVVLVVLICFFPLFINTIVGIRRVDPDLIDACRAFKASRWYVFRHVKLPGAASDIFAGLQIGVALSLIGTVVGELVSSEAGLGYLIGSAAVNLNVSTMFAGVILLAAFGITGSQLVRWLHRRVVFWEAGRAADTRADT
- a CDS encoding ABC transporter ATP-binding protein is translated as MSASVPATGAPMLRTRSLSLSYRTRRGAIEALRDVNLAVADGEFVTILGPSGCGKSTLLKLAAGLIAPTSGSIEVAGAPVRGPGADIGVAFQKPTLLPWRTVLDNVLLPTHTVGDKTPASRARALDLLALVGLRDFTDNYPNELSGGMQQRVGLARMLQRDPRLLLMDEPFAALDAMTRETLTLELQRIWMRDRKSVLFITHSIPEAVLLSDRVLVMSTRPGSVVEDYRVDLPRPRTLDTLSDPAFVAATQHLRRHFSAPAAQVPSDEPARATL